A single region of the Chionomys nivalis chromosome 5, mChiNiv1.1, whole genome shotgun sequence genome encodes:
- the LOC130874686 gene encoding olfactory receptor 16 → MQRKNFTEVTEFIFSGFSSFGRHQITLYVVFLTIYILTLTGNVIIVMITLMDHHLHTPMYFFLSMLASSETVYTLVIVPRMLSSLIFYNLPISLSGCATQMFFFVTLATNNCFLLTAMGYDRYVAICDPLRYMVVMSKGMCAWLVCASLGTGLVMAVLHVPAMFSLPFCGTVVEHFFCDIYPVMKLSCVDTTLNEIINYGVSSFVILVPIGLIFISYVLIISSILRIASAEGQKKAFATCASHLTVVIVHYGCASIAYLKPKSESSVEKDLLLSVTYTIITPLLNPVVYSLRNKEVKDALCRAVGRKTS, encoded by the coding sequence ATGCAGAGAAAGAACTTCACTGAAGTGACAGAATTCATCTTCTCGGGATTCTCTAGCTTTGGAAGGCATCAAATAACCCTCTATGTGGTTTTCCTAACCATTTATATTTTAACTCTGACTGGCAATGTCATCATTGTGATGATCACGCTCATGGACCATCACCtccacactcccatgtactttttcctcaGCATGTTGGCAAGTTCAGAGACTGTGTACACACTAGTCATTGTCCCAAGAATGCTCTCTAGCCTGATTTTTTACAATCTTCCCATATCCTTGTCAGGTTGTGCAACCCAAATGTTCTTTTTTGTCACCTTGGCCACGAACAACTGCTTTCTGCTCACAGCCATGGGTTATGACCGTTATGTGGCCATTTGTGATCCCCTGAGATATATGGTTGTCATGAGCAAAGGAATGTGTGCCTGGTTGGTTTGTGCATCTTTGGGCACGGGTCTGGTTATGGCAGTTCTCCATGTGCCAGCCATGTTCAGTTTGCCCTTCTGTGGCACAGTGGTGGAACACTTTTTCTGTGACATATATCCAGTAATGAAACTTTCTTGTGTTGATACTACTCTCAATGAGATCATCAATTATGGTGTAAGTTCATTTGTGATTCTTGTGCCTATAGGCCTGATATTTATTTCCTATGTCCTCATCATCTCTTCCATCCTTAGAATCGCCTcagctgaaggccagaagaaagccTTTGCCACCTGTGCCTCTCATCTCACTGTGGTCATTGTTCATTATGGCTGTGCCTCCATTGCCTATCTCAAACCCAAGTCTGAAAGTTCAGTAGAAAAAGATCTTCTTCTCTCTGTGACATACACCATCATCACTCCCCTGCTGAACCCTGTTGTCTACAGCCTcaggaacaaagaggtcaaggaTGCTCTATGCAGAGCTGTGGGCAGAAAAACTTCTTAA